The Actinomycetota bacterium region CGGGTCAGGCCTGGGGCCGGTCGAACCAGGACTGGTAGGTCTGGGCGAAGAACAGGTCGCCGGAGACCTTGAGCTTGCCGGTCATGAACAGCTGCATGCCGTTGGCGTTCCCGGTGATCAGGCGCAGGAAGTCGGCCAGGCCGAGGCGGATGGTGACCCGCGGGCTCTCGGCCCGGCCCTTGTCGATCTCGCAGCGGCCGTCGGCGATCCGCATGGCGTACTCGTGGGCGCCGTCGGGGGCGGCGATCTCGTACTGCACGACCGCCTGCTGGCCGGCCGCCTTCTCCGGGCTGAAGGACTCGGCCATGCCGGCGAAGACCTTGTCGAGCACGCCGTCGACGCCACCCTCCTGCTGCTGGATGGTGCTGACCAGCTCCTCGTTCGACCTCTGCTCGACAGCCTCCTTGAGCGACGAGAAGTCCGAGGCGTCGATCTGGCTCATAGGGCAAGACCCCCTTGCTCGGCGGCGGCCACCGTCCCCGGCGGCCGTGTGCCCGAAGCCTACGCGAACGGACACACTGTCCACAGACCGGGCGTAGGATCCACTGCCAGGAGGTCGGTCGTGGAGCGCAACCCG contains the following coding sequences:
- a CDS encoding SCP2 sterol-binding domain-containing protein, with the protein product MSQIDASDFSSLKEAVEQRSNEELVSTIQQQEGGVDGVLDKVFAGMAESFSPEKAAGQQAVVQYEIAAPDGAHEYAMRIADGRCEIDKGRAESPRVTIRLGLADFLRLITGNANGMQLFMTGKLKVSGDLFFAQTYQSWFDRPQA